One Bombus huntii isolate Logan2020A chromosome 12, iyBomHunt1.1, whole genome shotgun sequence DNA segment encodes these proteins:
- the LOC126871617 gene encoding kinesin-like protein KIF21B, whose protein sequence is MANVGDERLSGEEGSTLEELRSKLARMNLPISGARSVLIARLNRACRAGQSCPKGSTGGEELTGQRDLGNVQRAERDCNEDEDVEKMNTKELKERLASLGLKTTGRKVELRARLQAAMDGNDISSEEESDDESEDEDDKKNARGYKRDTRRVYQDRDECCRRACVGSTLSFRDVEDALESFSGDKGENVERWFESFEEVADTCMWSDGQKAVYARKLLKGSAKIFASFECHARTWHELKRGLVKEFSRKVNSRQVHQKLEETKKESDEACLAYMYRMLEIASHVDMEEEAKVEYIVDGIIDDENNKAVLYGATSIKELRKRLVMYEEQKSRRAKSIVKPAETQKNGKPSQSVDAMKKRRCFICGSEDHLSVKCPERGEGVRCFECSGFGHIAARCTARPKETCVVSRSEKGKYVKDVSIDGCRFVSLVDTGSDFTFIRADEYARLGSPPLGNCKLRFDGFGSAGNSTWGEFTRVMTVDGPGRVASQTGRGDIFTTRRSDRRSRGRAGCTEGKRDRTIRRDRLVACTRTSLPRSHSGYY, encoded by the exons atggcaaacgtcgGGGACGagcgattgtcgggtgaagagggttcgacgctggaggagctgaggagtaagctcgcgcgAATGAACCTCCCTATATCGGGTGCGAGGTCAGTGCTGATTGCAAGGCTGAATCGGGCGTGTAGGGCTGGACAATCGTGTCCTAAGGGATCGACGGGCGGTGAAGAGCTAACCGGTCAACGAGATCTAGGAAACGTACAGAGAGCTGAGCGCGATTGtaacgaagatgaagatgttgagaaaatgaatacgaaggagttgaaggagcgcctcgctagtttgggtttaaaaacgacgggaagaaaagtagaattacgcgcacggctacaagcggccatggatggtaacgacatatcgtcggaagaagaaagcgacgacgaaagtgaggatgaagatgacaagaaaaacgcaagaggatacaagagagatacgcgaagggtgtatcaggaccgtgaCGAATGTTGTCGAAGGGCATGCGTTGGTTCGACACTGAGTTTTAGAGACGTCGAAGATGCATTAGAGTCGTTTAGTGGCGACAAAGGTGAAAATGTCGAACGATGGTTCGAGTCGTTCGAGGAAGTCGCTGATACGTGCATGTGGTCGGATGGGCAGAAGGCAGTCTACGCCAGGAAGCTGCTGAAGGGATCAGCGAAAATATTCGCGAGCTTCGAGTGTCATGCCAGGACTTGGCATGAGTTGAAGAGGGggctagtgaaagaattttcgaggaaagtcaacagtaggcaagtacatcagaaacttgaagaaacaaaaaaggagagtGATGAAGCATGTTTGGCCTACATGTACCGCATGCTCgaaatagccagccatgtGGACATGGAGGAGGAAGCAAAGGTGGAATACATAGTGGATGGAATAATAGACGACGAGAACAATAAGGCTGTATTGTACGGCGCTACGTCAATCAAAGAGTTGAGGAAGAGGTTAGTGATGTACGAAGAGCAGAAGAGTCGCAGAGCAAAGTCGATTGTGAAGCCGGCTGAAACCCAGAAGAACGGGAAGCCCAGTCAATCTGTAGAtgcaatgaagaaaagaagatgcttCATTTGCGGTAGTGAGGATCATCTAAGTGTTAAGTGTCCGGAGAGGGGAGAAGGTGTTAGGTGTTTCGAGTGCAGCGGATTTGGACATATTGCAGCGAGGTGTACGGCACGACCGAAAGAGACTTGCGTAGTGTCAAGATCCGAAAAAGGGAAGTATGTGAAGGACGTGTCGATAGATGGCTGCAGGTTTGTCTCGTTAGTGGATACAGGTAGTGACTTTACGTTCATACGAGCGGATGAGTATGCGAGGTTAGGATCACCACCTCTGGGAAACTGCAAACTTAGGTTTGATGGTTTTGGTTCCGCTGGCAATAGTACCTGGGGCGAGTTTACAAGGGTAATGACGGTCGACGG ACCAGGTAGAGTTGCGAGTCAAACGGGGCGAGGTGACATTTTTACGACTCGACGATCAGACCGACGGTCACGAGGACGCGCCGGATGTACTGAGGGTAAACGCGATAGAACAATCCGACGAGATCGACTTGTCGCATGCACGAGAACCTCATTACCGCGAAGCCATTCGGGATATTATTAA